The DNA segment TCAGGAAACATTTGATAAATTAGCGAAGATATTGCCGATCCTGGAACAGTCATAGCATGAGCCGAGCTGAACACTTTCTGAATCGTTTCTTATTACAAAATACGCCGTTGACGCCGGTTGATATTCATCCGGGAACACACGATGCAGCGGTGTTAATACCAATTATTCTGCGCTCTGATGGCTGGACGGTATTGTTCACGCAACGAAGCTGGCAGCTGCGCCATCACCCAGGGCAAGTTTGTTTTCCTGGTGGCAGAAAAGACAACACAGATAGCTCTTTGCAGATGACCGCCATTCGCGAAATGGAAGAAGAGCTCGGTATCACGGAAAAACAGATCAGAGTACTGGGGCAATTATCCTCTGGGCACACTTTCA comes from the uncultured Tolumonas sp. genome and includes:
- a CDS encoding CoA pyrophosphatase, producing the protein MSRAEHFLNRFLLQNTPLTPVDIHPGTHDAAVLIPIILRSDGWTVLFTQRSWQLRHHPGQVCFPGGRKDNTDSSLQMTAIREMEEELGITEKQIRVLGQLSSGHTFTGYQIHPYLALIQPPFKLTPAQDEVSAVFELPLETLLDLSTYQPLITTRNGTTHKIIGLTVDGWFIWGATARILYQLAKQFG